One window of the Cryptomeria japonica chromosome 7, Sugi_1.0, whole genome shotgun sequence genome contains the following:
- the LOC131031108 gene encoding probable WRKY transcription factor 48: protein MEIEEGKIRQWDKIRSQELDNCVRNEVNHGCQLARELETKLNSTQGPDLYQLLASSSAQIVATFSKALEILDFNSNSGSYDWQEGLRVVLDRNGERFQGSKRLLQIEPNKDNRNCSPRSVGRSSASGSPPSEMSEGSPVHSLAISAVRKGTEHVGSPDNGPTSNSERREISRKRKSLPRRTIRISANNSEPGNDMPPDDGHTWRKYGQKDILGAQYPRSYYRCTHKNDLGCQATKQVQRADDDPSVFEITYRGPHTCHTDQRIIQIQLPFSIGSNIDSNLGTSNTLVFGTECNPQSNSSTLHGLPPNQLHPSSNHASTSWFGGSVCKVESESSDSFGKSPAASTVFPCHNLLHMEENPAHNGMQPGSRTAKISVSPFRDQGSNDQGESSTEIITQQHNGLPAVTEGELVWPNFAQIFSSPTTPESNYIPAPTATMPLIHGSTYGQQLLPSESDLTDVVSGHTSAADSPMLDMDTFSLFNTVNFDSFFQFERSDPF from the exons ATGGAGATAGAAGAGGGGAAAATTAGACAGTGGGACAAAATTCGAAGTCAGGAGTTGGACAATTGTGTCCGGAATGAAGTAAATCATGGGTGTCAATTGGCAAGAGAGCTGGAAACTAAGCTCAATTCTACTCAAGGCCCTGATTTGTACCAGTTGCTAGCGAGCTCTTCTGCTCAAATAGTGGCTACCTTCTCTAAAGCCTTGGAGATACTTGATTTCAATTCCAATTCAGGTTCTTATGATTGGCAAGAGGGGCTCAGGGTTGTTTTAGATAGAAATGGTGAGAGATTCCAAGGAAGCAAAAGGCTCTTGCAAATTGAACCGAACAAAGATAACAGGAACTGCTCTCCTCGCTCTGTAGGTAGGTCCTCTGCAAGTGGTAGCCCGCCCAGTGAAATGTCCGAAGGTTCTCCGGTTCATAGTTTGGCTATTTCAGCAGTGCGCAAAGGAACTGAACATGTGGGAAGCCCAGATAATGGACCAACAAGCAACAGCGAGAGACGAGAAATCTCCAGGAAGAG GAAATCACTACCCAGAAGGACTATAAGGATATCTGCAAACAATTCTGAACCAGGGAATGATATGCCTCCAGATGATGGCCACACATGGCGAAAGTATGGCCAAAAAGACATTCTCGGAGCTCAATATCCTCG AAGCTATTACAGATGCACTCACAAGAATGATCTGGGTTGCCAAGCTACAAAGCAAGTGCAGAGAGCAGATGATGATCCTTCAGTCTTTGAAATAACCTACAGAGGTCCTCATACTTGCCATACTGATCAGCGAATCATTCAGATTCAACTTCCTTTCTCAATTGGCTCAAACATTGATTCAAATTTGGGTACTTCAAACACCCTTGTCTTTGGGACTGAATGTAATCCTCAATCTAACTCTTCTACACTCCATGGATTGCCTCCTAATCAGTTGCATCCAAGTTCAAACCATGCCTCGACAAGTTGGTTTGGTGGCAGTGTTTGCAAAGTGGAAAGTGAGAGCTCAGATAGTTTCGGCAAGAGTCCAGCTGCATCCACAGTGTTTCCATGTCACAATTTACTTCACATGGAGGAGAACCCAGCACACAATGGAATGCAACCCGGCAGTAGGACTGCAAAGATATCTGTTTCTCCATTCAGAGATCAAGGAAGCAATGATCAGGGAGAGAGTTCTACTGAAATCATCACTCAACAGCATAATGGATTGCCTGCAGTCACTGAGGGAGAGCTTGTATGGCCAAATTTTGCTCAGATTTTTAGTTCTCCGACCACTCCTGAGTCAAATTATATTCCTGCACCTACTGCAACAATGCCATTAATACATGGTAGTACCTATGGGCAACAACTGCTACCATCAGAATCTGATCTTACAGATGTTGTATCAGGTCACACTTCTGCAGCTGATTCTCCTATGCTAGATATGGATACATTTTCCCTGTTCAATACGGTAAATTTTGATTCATTTTTCCAATTTGAAAGAAGTGATCCTTTTTAG